One genomic segment of Sebastes fasciatus isolate fSebFas1 chromosome 17, fSebFas1.pri, whole genome shotgun sequence includes these proteins:
- the brd2a gene encoding bromodomain-containing protein 2a isoform X5: protein MGVTSMDHGTAGKRIRKPSLLYEGFESPGMPPLSHMTPSGPPQPQVKDPNRHGRMTNQLQFLQKVLLKSLWRHHFAWPFHEPVDAAKLSLPDYHKIIKTPMDMGSIKKRLENNYYRCASECMQDFNTMFTNCYIYNKPMDDIVLMAQSLEKAFLQKVAQMPQEELELPSPPPRSKPSKTGRKGRGNAFSGGVTTAHQVPAVSQSAYSPPTPETPDSILSTPPQTHMTKSLPPILTTEQSIPTITGLPPTQPTAKKKGVKRKADTTTPTTVAMPIMSTMGVSGISLGMGGGHDSPLTLTSLGVDHSSTLGMNQGMSMGMGMGMGMGMGMGMGMGSKGGGGRRVVSGRPIKPPKKDLPDSMVPAPVRRSKLNPQLRYCNGVLKELLSKKHAAYAWPFYKPVDASSLGLHDYHDIIKQPMDLSTIKRKMDGREYRDARQFSADVRLMFSNCYKYNPPDHDVVGMARKLQDVFEFCFAKMPDEPPAPPSSSSSSSSSSSSSESNVSSESEESESSPSSDSEEERANRLAELQEQLKAVHEQLTALSQGPIVKPKKKKEKKDKKKKKKVEKEKHRKVEEEVTPIRPPKTPKITKTPKPKSNRGQAAPVVPVKKAPSKKNNKSKTKKGGMTLSVPQPVHDPIVSHYDSDEEEETAPMSYDEKRQLSLDINKLPGEKLGRVVYIIQSREPSLRDTNPEEIEIDFETLKPSTLRELERYVMTCLRKKPRKPYASKNNIAGKSREELALEKQMELERRLIDVSGQLNSGKKPAKTKPEKPAAEQHSQPSRLSASSSSSDSSSSSSSSSSSDTSSDSG, encoded by the exons ATGGGAGTCACATCGATGGACCACGGCACAGCTGGAAAACGCATCAGAAAACCTTCGCTTCTCTATGAGGGCTTTGAGAGTCCCGGGATGCCCCCCCTCAGTCACATGACCCCCTCGGGACCCCCACAGCCCCAGGTGAAAGACCCCAACCGACACGGGAGGATGACCAACCAACTTCAGTTCCTACAGAAAGTCCTGCTCAAGTCTTTGTGGAGGCACCACTTCGCCTGGCCCTTCCACGAACCTGTAGATGCGGCCAAGCTCAGCCTGCCT GACTATCATAAGATCATCAAAACACCCATGGACATGGGTTCTATTAAGAAGAGACTAGAAAATAACTACTACCGCTGTGCCAGTGAGTGCATGCAGGACTTCAACACCATGTTCACCAACTGCTACATCTATAACAAG CCGATGGATGACATAGTCCTGATGGCTCAGTCTCTGGAGAAGGCTTTCCTACAGAAAGTGGCTCAGATGCCCCAGGAGGAACTAGAGCTGCCATCCCCCCCTCCGCGGAGCAAACCAAGCAAAACTGGCAGAAAAGGCAGAGGTAATGCAT TCTCTGGAGGCGTGACAACAGCTCATCAGGTCCCAGCTGTTTCCCAGTCAGCGTACTCACCTCCCACCCCGGAAACACCGGACTCCATCCTCTCCACCcccccacagacacacatgacCAAGAGCCTGCCCCCTATCCTTACAACTGAGCAAAGCATCCCTACCATTACCGGTCTGCCTCCCACACAGCCCACTGCTAAG AAAAAGGGTGTGAAAAGGAAAGCAGACACGACCACCCCAACCACTGTAGCCATGCCCATCATGAGCACCATGGGCGTCAGCGGCATCAGTCTGGGGATGGGCGGCGGGCACGACTCCCCGCTCACCCTCACTTCTCTGGGGGTGGACCACAGCTCCACGCTGGGGATGAACCAAGGCATGAGCATGGGGATGGGAATGGGaatggggatggggatggggatgggcATGGGTATGGGCTCCAAAGGAGGCGGGGGCAGGAGAGTAGTGAGTGGGCGACCAATCAAACCTCCCAAGAAGGATTTACCAGATTCCATGGTGCCAGCGCCGGTGCGCCGCAGCAAGCTGAACCCCCAGCTGCGCTACTGCAACGGCGTCCTGAAGGAGCTGCTGTCAAAGAAGCACGCAGCGTACGCATGGCCGTTCTACAAGCCCGTCGACGCCTCGTCACTCGGTCTCCACGACTACCATGACATCATTAAGCAGCCCATGGACCTCAGCACCATCAAG CGGAAGATGGACGGCAGAGAGTATCGTGACGCCCGGCAGTTCTCTGCTGATGTGAGGCTGATGTTCTCCAACTGCTACAAGTACAACCCCCCTGATCATGATGTGGTGGGCATGGCCAGGAAACTGCAG gACGTCTTTGAGTTCTGCTTCGCTAAGATGCCAGACGAGCCTCCAGCGCCCCCTagctcctcatcttcctcctcctcgtcgtcATCGTCATCTGAGAGCAATGTCAGCAGTGAGAGTGAGGAGAGCGAGAGCAGCCCCAGCTCTGACtctgaggaggagagggcaAACCGTCTGGCAGAGCTGCAGGAACAG CTAAAAGCCGTACACGAGCAGCTCACCGCACTCTCACAGGGCCCCATCGTCAAAcccaagaaaaagaaagagaagaaggacaagaaaaagaagaaaaaagtagaaaaagagAAGCATCGTAAGGTCGAGGAAGAGGTGACCCCTATCAGACCGCCCAAAACCCCCAAGATCACCAAGACTCCCAAACCCAAGAGCAACCGAGGGCAGGCCGCTCCTGTAGTGCCGGTCAAGAAGGCGCCaagcaagaaaaacaacaagagcAA AACCAAAAAGGGCGGCATGACATTAAGCGTGCCTCAGCCGGTCCACGATCCCATAGTGAGCCATTATGACTCcgacgaagaggaggagacggCACCCATGTCCTACGATGAGAAGCGTCAACTCAGCCTGGACATCAACAAGCTGCCCGGCGAGAAGCTGGGCCGCGTCGTTTACATCATCCAGTCCCGCGAGCCCTCGCTCCGAGACACCAACCCCGAGGAGATCGAGATCGACTTCGAGACCCTGAAGCCATCGACACTGCGGGAGCTGGAGAGATACGTTATGACGTGTCTGAGGAAGAAACCCCGAAAGCCATACG CAAGTAAAAACAACATTGCTGGCAAATCTCGGGAGGAGCTCGCTCTGGAGAAACAAATGGAGCTGGAGAGAAGGCTGATCGACGTCAGCGGTCAGCTCAACTCTGGGAAGAAGCCTGCTAAGACCAAAC CAGAGAAacctgcagcagagcagcactcCCAGCCATCACGCCTCAGcgccagcagctcctcctcggACTCCTCTTcatcgtcctcttcctcctcatcctcagacACAAGCTCGGACTCCGGCTGA
- the brd2a gene encoding bromodomain-containing protein 2a isoform X7 codes for MGVTSMDHGTAGKRIRKPSLLYEGFESPGMPPLSHMTPSGPPQPQVKDPNRHGRMTNQLQFLQKVLLKSLWRHHFAWPFHEPVDAAKLSLPDYHKIIKTPMDMGSIKKRLENNYYRCASECMQDFNTMFTNCYIYNKPMDDIVLMAQSLEKAFLQKVAQMPQEELELPSPPPRSKPSKTGRKGRVSGGVTTAHQVPAVSQSAYSPPTPETPDSILSTPPQTHMTKSLPPILTTEQSIPTITGLPPTQPTAKKKGVKRKADTTTPTTVAMPIMSTMGVSGISLGMGGGHDSPLTLTSLGVDHSSTLGMNQGMSMGMGMGMGMGMGMGMGMGSKGGGGRRVVSGRPIKPPKKDLPDSMVPAPVRRSKLNPQLRYCNGVLKELLSKKHAAYAWPFYKPVDASSLGLHDYHDIIKQPMDLSTIKRKMDGREYRDARQFSADVRLMFSNCYKYNPPDHDVVGMARKLQDVFEFCFAKMPDEPPAPPSSSSSSSSSSSSSESNVSSESEESESSPSSDSEEERANRLAELQEQLKAVHEQLTALSQGPIVKPKKKKEKKDKKKKKKVEKEKHRKVEEEVTPIRPPKTPKITKTPKPKSNRGQAAPVVPVKKAPSKKNNKSKTKKGGMTLSVPQPVHDPIVSHYDSDEEEETAPMSYDEKRQLSLDINKLPGEKLGRVVYIIQSREPSLRDTNPEEIEIDFETLKPSTLRELERYVMTCLRKKPRKPYASKNNIAGKSREELALEKQMELERRLIDVSGQLNSGKKPAKTKPEKPAAEQHSQPSRLSASSSSSDSSSSSSSSSSSDTSSDSG; via the exons ATGGGAGTCACATCGATGGACCACGGCACAGCTGGAAAACGCATCAGAAAACCTTCGCTTCTCTATGAGGGCTTTGAGAGTCCCGGGATGCCCCCCCTCAGTCACATGACCCCCTCGGGACCCCCACAGCCCCAGGTGAAAGACCCCAACCGACACGGGAGGATGACCAACCAACTTCAGTTCCTACAGAAAGTCCTGCTCAAGTCTTTGTGGAGGCACCACTTCGCCTGGCCCTTCCACGAACCTGTAGATGCGGCCAAGCTCAGCCTGCCT GACTATCATAAGATCATCAAAACACCCATGGACATGGGTTCTATTAAGAAGAGACTAGAAAATAACTACTACCGCTGTGCCAGTGAGTGCATGCAGGACTTCAACACCATGTTCACCAACTGCTACATCTATAACAAG CCGATGGATGACATAGTCCTGATGGCTCAGTCTCTGGAGAAGGCTTTCCTACAGAAAGTGGCTCAGATGCCCCAGGAGGAACTAGAGCTGCCATCCCCCCCTCCGCGGAGCAAACCAAGCAAAACTGGCAGAAAAGGCAGAG TCTCTGGAGGCGTGACAACAGCTCATCAGGTCCCAGCTGTTTCCCAGTCAGCGTACTCACCTCCCACCCCGGAAACACCGGACTCCATCCTCTCCACCcccccacagacacacatgacCAAGAGCCTGCCCCCTATCCTTACAACTGAGCAAAGCATCCCTACCATTACCGGTCTGCCTCCCACACAGCCCACTGCTAAG AAAAAGGGTGTGAAAAGGAAAGCAGACACGACCACCCCAACCACTGTAGCCATGCCCATCATGAGCACCATGGGCGTCAGCGGCATCAGTCTGGGGATGGGCGGCGGGCACGACTCCCCGCTCACCCTCACTTCTCTGGGGGTGGACCACAGCTCCACGCTGGGGATGAACCAAGGCATGAGCATGGGGATGGGAATGGGaatggggatggggatggggatgggcATGGGTATGGGCTCCAAAGGAGGCGGGGGCAGGAGAGTAGTGAGTGGGCGACCAATCAAACCTCCCAAGAAGGATTTACCAGATTCCATGGTGCCAGCGCCGGTGCGCCGCAGCAAGCTGAACCCCCAGCTGCGCTACTGCAACGGCGTCCTGAAGGAGCTGCTGTCAAAGAAGCACGCAGCGTACGCATGGCCGTTCTACAAGCCCGTCGACGCCTCGTCACTCGGTCTCCACGACTACCATGACATCATTAAGCAGCCCATGGACCTCAGCACCATCAAG CGGAAGATGGACGGCAGAGAGTATCGTGACGCCCGGCAGTTCTCTGCTGATGTGAGGCTGATGTTCTCCAACTGCTACAAGTACAACCCCCCTGATCATGATGTGGTGGGCATGGCCAGGAAACTGCAG gACGTCTTTGAGTTCTGCTTCGCTAAGATGCCAGACGAGCCTCCAGCGCCCCCTagctcctcatcttcctcctcctcgtcgtcATCGTCATCTGAGAGCAATGTCAGCAGTGAGAGTGAGGAGAGCGAGAGCAGCCCCAGCTCTGACtctgaggaggagagggcaAACCGTCTGGCAGAGCTGCAGGAACAG CTAAAAGCCGTACACGAGCAGCTCACCGCACTCTCACAGGGCCCCATCGTCAAAcccaagaaaaagaaagagaagaaggacaagaaaaagaagaaaaaagtagaaaaagagAAGCATCGTAAGGTCGAGGAAGAGGTGACCCCTATCAGACCGCCCAAAACCCCCAAGATCACCAAGACTCCCAAACCCAAGAGCAACCGAGGGCAGGCCGCTCCTGTAGTGCCGGTCAAGAAGGCGCCaagcaagaaaaacaacaagagcAA AACCAAAAAGGGCGGCATGACATTAAGCGTGCCTCAGCCGGTCCACGATCCCATAGTGAGCCATTATGACTCcgacgaagaggaggagacggCACCCATGTCCTACGATGAGAAGCGTCAACTCAGCCTGGACATCAACAAGCTGCCCGGCGAGAAGCTGGGCCGCGTCGTTTACATCATCCAGTCCCGCGAGCCCTCGCTCCGAGACACCAACCCCGAGGAGATCGAGATCGACTTCGAGACCCTGAAGCCATCGACACTGCGGGAGCTGGAGAGATACGTTATGACGTGTCTGAGGAAGAAACCCCGAAAGCCATACG CAAGTAAAAACAACATTGCTGGCAAATCTCGGGAGGAGCTCGCTCTGGAGAAACAAATGGAGCTGGAGAGAAGGCTGATCGACGTCAGCGGTCAGCTCAACTCTGGGAAGAAGCCTGCTAAGACCAAAC CAGAGAAacctgcagcagagcagcactcCCAGCCATCACGCCTCAGcgccagcagctcctcctcggACTCCTCTTcatcgtcctcttcctcctcatcctcagacACAAGCTCGGACTCCGGCTGA
- the brd2a gene encoding bromodomain-containing protein 2a isoform X6, whose product MGVTSMDHGTAGKRIRKPSLLYEGFESPGMPPLSHMTPSGPPQPQVKDPNRHGRMTNQLQFLQKVLLKSLWRHHFAWPFHEPVDAAKLSLPDYHKIIKTPMDMGSIKKRLENNYYRCASECMQDFNTMFTNCYIYNKPMDDIVLMAQSLEKAFLQKVAQMPQEELELPSPPPRSKPSKTGRKGRGNAFSGGVTTAHQVPAVSQSAYSPPTPETPDSILSTPPQTHMTKSLPPILTTEQSIPTITGLPPTQPTAKKKGVKRKADTTTPTTVAMPIMSTMGVSGISLGMGGGHDSPLTLTSLGVDHSSTLGMNQGMSMGMGMGMGMGMGMGMGMGSKGGGGRRVVSGRPIKPPKKDLPDSMVPAPVRRSKLNPQLRYCNGVLKELLSKKHAAYAWPFYKPVDASSLGLHDYHDIIKQPMDLSTIKRKMDGREYRDARQFSADVRLMFSNCYKYNPPDHDVVGMARKLQDVFEFCFAKMPDEPPAPPSSSSSSSSSSSSSESNVSSESEESESSPSSDSEEERANRLAELQEQLKAVHEQLTALSQGPIVKPKKKKEKKDKKKKKKVEKEKHRKVEEEVTPIRPPKTPKITKTPKPKSNRGQAAPVVPVKKAPSKKNNKSKTKKGGMTLSVPQPVHDPIVSHYDSDEEEETAPMSYDEKRQLSLDINKLPGEKLGRVVYIIQSREPSLRDTNPEEIEIDFETLKPSTLRELERYVMTCLRKKPRKPYASKNNIAGKSREELALEKQMELERRLIDVSGQLNSGKKPAKTKQKPAAEQHSQPSRLSASSSSSDSSSSSSSSSSSDTSSDSG is encoded by the exons ATGGGAGTCACATCGATGGACCACGGCACAGCTGGAAAACGCATCAGAAAACCTTCGCTTCTCTATGAGGGCTTTGAGAGTCCCGGGATGCCCCCCCTCAGTCACATGACCCCCTCGGGACCCCCACAGCCCCAGGTGAAAGACCCCAACCGACACGGGAGGATGACCAACCAACTTCAGTTCCTACAGAAAGTCCTGCTCAAGTCTTTGTGGAGGCACCACTTCGCCTGGCCCTTCCACGAACCTGTAGATGCGGCCAAGCTCAGCCTGCCT GACTATCATAAGATCATCAAAACACCCATGGACATGGGTTCTATTAAGAAGAGACTAGAAAATAACTACTACCGCTGTGCCAGTGAGTGCATGCAGGACTTCAACACCATGTTCACCAACTGCTACATCTATAACAAG CCGATGGATGACATAGTCCTGATGGCTCAGTCTCTGGAGAAGGCTTTCCTACAGAAAGTGGCTCAGATGCCCCAGGAGGAACTAGAGCTGCCATCCCCCCCTCCGCGGAGCAAACCAAGCAAAACTGGCAGAAAAGGCAGAGGTAATGCAT TCTCTGGAGGCGTGACAACAGCTCATCAGGTCCCAGCTGTTTCCCAGTCAGCGTACTCACCTCCCACCCCGGAAACACCGGACTCCATCCTCTCCACCcccccacagacacacatgacCAAGAGCCTGCCCCCTATCCTTACAACTGAGCAAAGCATCCCTACCATTACCGGTCTGCCTCCCACACAGCCCACTGCTAAG AAAAAGGGTGTGAAAAGGAAAGCAGACACGACCACCCCAACCACTGTAGCCATGCCCATCATGAGCACCATGGGCGTCAGCGGCATCAGTCTGGGGATGGGCGGCGGGCACGACTCCCCGCTCACCCTCACTTCTCTGGGGGTGGACCACAGCTCCACGCTGGGGATGAACCAAGGCATGAGCATGGGGATGGGAATGGGaatggggatggggatggggatgggcATGGGTATGGGCTCCAAAGGAGGCGGGGGCAGGAGAGTAGTGAGTGGGCGACCAATCAAACCTCCCAAGAAGGATTTACCAGATTCCATGGTGCCAGCGCCGGTGCGCCGCAGCAAGCTGAACCCCCAGCTGCGCTACTGCAACGGCGTCCTGAAGGAGCTGCTGTCAAAGAAGCACGCAGCGTACGCATGGCCGTTCTACAAGCCCGTCGACGCCTCGTCACTCGGTCTCCACGACTACCATGACATCATTAAGCAGCCCATGGACCTCAGCACCATCAAG CGGAAGATGGACGGCAGAGAGTATCGTGACGCCCGGCAGTTCTCTGCTGATGTGAGGCTGATGTTCTCCAACTGCTACAAGTACAACCCCCCTGATCATGATGTGGTGGGCATGGCCAGGAAACTGCAG gACGTCTTTGAGTTCTGCTTCGCTAAGATGCCAGACGAGCCTCCAGCGCCCCCTagctcctcatcttcctcctcctcgtcgtcATCGTCATCTGAGAGCAATGTCAGCAGTGAGAGTGAGGAGAGCGAGAGCAGCCCCAGCTCTGACtctgaggaggagagggcaAACCGTCTGGCAGAGCTGCAGGAACAG CTAAAAGCCGTACACGAGCAGCTCACCGCACTCTCACAGGGCCCCATCGTCAAAcccaagaaaaagaaagagaagaaggacaagaaaaagaagaaaaaagtagaaaaagagAAGCATCGTAAGGTCGAGGAAGAGGTGACCCCTATCAGACCGCCCAAAACCCCCAAGATCACCAAGACTCCCAAACCCAAGAGCAACCGAGGGCAGGCCGCTCCTGTAGTGCCGGTCAAGAAGGCGCCaagcaagaaaaacaacaagagcAA AACCAAAAAGGGCGGCATGACATTAAGCGTGCCTCAGCCGGTCCACGATCCCATAGTGAGCCATTATGACTCcgacgaagaggaggagacggCACCCATGTCCTACGATGAGAAGCGTCAACTCAGCCTGGACATCAACAAGCTGCCCGGCGAGAAGCTGGGCCGCGTCGTTTACATCATCCAGTCCCGCGAGCCCTCGCTCCGAGACACCAACCCCGAGGAGATCGAGATCGACTTCGAGACCCTGAAGCCATCGACACTGCGGGAGCTGGAGAGATACGTTATGACGTGTCTGAGGAAGAAACCCCGAAAGCCATACG CAAGTAAAAACAACATTGCTGGCAAATCTCGGGAGGAGCTCGCTCTGGAGAAACAAATGGAGCTGGAGAGAAGGCTGATCGACGTCAGCGGTCAGCTCAACTCTGGGAAGAAGCCTGCTAAGACCAAAC AGAAacctgcagcagagcagcactcCCAGCCATCACGCCTCAGcgccagcagctcctcctcggACTCCTCTTcatcgtcctcttcctcctcatcctcagacACAAGCTCGGACTCCGGCTGA